The genomic DNA TCCGCCGGCAGCAGCGGCAGCGACGCCGGGCTGCCGCGCAACGATCAAGGTCAGCGGACCCGGCCAGAAGGCGAGCACCAGCTTTTGCGCGAAGGGCGCCAGCGGCAGCGCGAAGCGCGACAGCGCCTCGGTGCCTTGCGCACCGGCCGCCACGTGCACGATCAACGGATGGTCGCTCGGCCGCCCCTTGGCCGCGAAGATGCCGGCGACAGCGGCCTCGCTGGCCGCATCGGCGCCCAGGCCATAGACGGTCTCGGTCGGGAACGCGACCAGGCCGCCGGCACGCAGCACGCGCGCGGCCTCGTCAATGGCGTCGGGCGTGCGGCCGTCGAGGATCATCGGCCCGGGCCGCACGGCGGGAGCAACGGGTGAGCGTGGAGACCCATGGTCACTCCGAGAGCGGGATCGGCAGGCCGAGCAGCGCAGCGGCGAAGTCGGCGGTGCTGCGGACTTCGCCGATGTCGGCGCCCGTGATGGTGAGATGACCCATCTTGCGGCCGCGGCGCGCCTCGGCCTTGCCGTACAGGTGCAGGTGGATGCCGGGCAGCGCGAGCACGTCGGCCCAGCGCGGCGCCTGCTCGGTGCCGTCGTCGAGGAACCACAGATCGCCGAGCAGGTTCAGCATGATCGCCGGACTGTGCTGGCGCGGCATGTTCAGCGGCAGGCCGGCCAGGGTGCGCACCTGCTGTTCGAACTGCGACATGTCGCAGGCGTCCATCGTCCAGTGACCGCTGTTGTGCGGGCGCGGCGCCATTTCGTTGACGACCAGTTCGCCGTCGGCGAGCACGAAGAATTCGACGCACAGCACACCGACATAGTCCAGCCCCTGCGCGATCGACTGGGTCGCCGCCACCGCCTGCCGCGCGATCGCTTCGGGCATGCTGTGCGCATGCACTTCGGTCACGGCCAGCACGCCGTCGCGATGCAGGTTGCGCTGCGGCGGGTAGTGCACGATCTGGCCGTCGCCGCCGCGCGCGATGATCACCGAGCATTCGAAATCCAGCGGCAGCAGCTTCTCGAGCACGCAGGGCACGTCGCCCGTGGCCTCCCAGGCCGCGGCCAGCTCGGCTCGCGTGCCCACGCGCTGCTGGCCCTTGCCGTCGTAGCCGAGCCGCGCGGTCTTGAGGATGCCGGGAAGCAGGTCGCCGGACACGGCGGCCAGTTGGTCCGCCGTCTCGATCACGGCATGGGGCGCGCAGGCGACGCCGCAGCCCACGAAATGCGCTTTCTCGCGGATGCGGTCCTGCGCGATCGCCACCGCCTCCGCGGCGGGCGAGACCGGCCGCGCGACCGAGAGATGCACCAGCGCGGGCGCGGGCACGTTCTCGAACTCGGTCGTGATGGCATCGGCCAGGCCCGCCAGCCGCGCCAGACCGTCGACATCGGTGTAGTCGGTGGGAATGTGGTGGTGGCTCACGCGCCCCGCGGGGCTGTCGGGATCGGGGTCGAGCACGGCCGTGAAGTAGCCCATGCGCTGGGCCGCGTGCACGAACATGCGGCCCAGCTGGCCGCCGCCCAGCACGCCGAGGGTGGCGCCTGGCAGCAGCGCGCTCACAGCGCGCCCCCGCCCTGCGGCGAGAACGGCGACACGGCACCCCGGCCGGCCGGCGCATCGAGCGGCGGCAGGGTCATCGCCTGGGCGGCCTGCGTCTGCTTCGCGCGGAAGGCGTCCAGCTGGGCGCGCAGGGCCGGATTGCCCACCGCCAGCATCGCGACCGCGAACAGGGCCGCGTTGGCCGCGCCGGCAGGGCCGATGGCGAAGGTCGCGACCGGCACGCCCCTGGGCATCTGCACGATGCTGTAGAGCGAATCCACGCCTTGCAGGTGCTTGCTCGCCACCGGCACGCCGAGCACCGGCACCGGGGTCTTGGCCGCCAGCATGCCCGGCAGATGGGCCGCGCCGCCGGCACCGGCGATGATGGCGGCCAGGCCGCGCGGGGCGGCGTTTTCGGCATAAGCGAACAATTCGTCCGGCATGCGGTGCGCCGAGACCACCCGGGCTTCGTGGGCGACGCCGAATTGCTGGAGAATCTCGACCGCATTGCGCATCGTCTCCCAGTCGGAGTTCGAGCCCATGACCACGCCGACCTGAATTGCTTGCTTCATGGTTTCAATTTTACGTTTCACCCTCAGCTTCCCACGATGATCGACATCACCCTCGAAAACTTCCAGACCGAGCTGATCGACGGCTCC from Variovorax sp. PBL-E5 includes the following:
- a CDS encoding 5-(carboxyamino)imidazole ribonucleotide synthase, with product MSALLPGATLGVLGGGQLGRMFVHAAQRMGYFTAVLDPDPDSPAGRVSHHHIPTDYTDVDGLARLAGLADAITTEFENVPAPALVHLSVARPVSPAAEAVAIAQDRIREKAHFVGCGVACAPHAVIETADQLAAVSGDLLPGILKTARLGYDGKGQQRVGTRAELAAAWEATGDVPCVLEKLLPLDFECSVIIARGGDGQIVHYPPQRNLHRDGVLAVTEVHAHSMPEAIARQAVAATQSIAQGLDYVGVLCVEFFVLADGELVVNEMAPRPHNSGHWTMDACDMSQFEQQVRTLAGLPLNMPRQHSPAIMLNLLGDLWFLDDGTEQAPRWADVLALPGIHLHLYGKAEARRGRKMGHLTITGADIGEVRSTADFAAALLGLPIPLSE
- the purE gene encoding 5-(carboxyamino)imidazole ribonucleotide mutase — its product is MKQAIQVGVVMGSNSDWETMRNAVEILQQFGVAHEARVVSAHRMPDELFAYAENAAPRGLAAIIAGAGGAAHLPGMLAAKTPVPVLGVPVASKHLQGVDSLYSIVQMPRGVPVATFAIGPAGAANAALFAVAMLAVGNPALRAQLDAFRAKQTQAAQAMTLPPLDAPAGRGAVSPFSPQGGGAL